From Pseudomonas sp. stari2:
CAGAAACAGCTCGGGTTGTTTGCCGGGTTGCCGAGTCAGGAGGAGCCGGATGTGCTGCTGCCTACGCCGAGTGTCAGCGAAGACCTGTTCACCGACTACGCCACCCTGGGCACCACACTGGGGCCGCATCCGCTGACGCTGTTGCGCGATGAGTTGCGTGCGCGGCGCTGTCGCAGCTCCCGGGAGTTGCTGGAGGTCGAACACGGCCGGCCGGTCAGCGTCGCGGGGCTGGTGACCGGACGCCAGCGCCCGGCCACTGCCAGCGGCGTGACCTTCGTGACCCTGGAAGACGAGTTCGGCAACGTCAACGTGGTGGTCTGGCGTGATCTGGCCGAGCGCCAGCGTCAGGTGCTGGTGGGCTCACAATTACTCAAGGTCGATGGTCGCTGGGAGCGCGAAGGCGAGGTGCGGCACTTGATTGCCGGACGCTTGAGCGATCTCAGCCCGTTGCTCAACGGGATTCGGGTGCAAAGCCGCGATTTCCACTGACAAAACTGCTGATTCGAAAGCCAATTCACTGGCGTCAAAAAAACCTGTCCTCACTGATGGCACTTTGGCATAATGCCGGCCCTTTCCCGATCCCCCACGATTTTTGCCGTGCCGGGACACATCATTTTTCAGAAGGAATGCACAGTGAGAATGATCTCCCGGATGTTGGTCTCGGGCGTTGCGATTGCCGTCCTCGGCACCCTGGCCGGCTCGCTTTCCGGCTGCGCCACCGAAAGCTCCCGCGCACTGCCGGTGGCCAAGGTGGAAAGCGCCACTCGGGCCTGGACCGGTGTCCGTATCCCGATGGCCGTGGGCAAATTCGACAACCGTTCGAGCTACATGCGCGGGATCTTCTCCGACGGCGTCGACCGTCTCGGCGGCCAGGCCAAGACCATCCTGATCACTCACCTGCAGCAGACCAACCGTTTCTCCGTGCTCGACCGCGACAACATGGGCGAGATCCAGCAGGAGGCGGCGATCAAGGGCCAGGCCCAGCGTCTGAAAGGCGCCGATTACGTGGTCACCGGTGACGTCACCGAGTTCGGCCGCAAAGAGACCGGCGATCATCAGCTGTTCGGTATTCTCGGCCGTGGCAAGACCCAGGTCGCCTACGCCAAGGTCAACCTGAACATCGTCAACATCAGCACTTCCGAAGTGGTGTATTCGACCCAGGGCGCCGGCGAATACGCCTTGTCCAACCGCGAAATCATCGGCTTTGGCGGCACTGCTGCCTACGACTCCACCCTCAACGGCAAAGTCCTCGATCTTGCCATGCGCGAGGCGATCAATCGCCTGGTCGATGGCATGAACGCCGGCGCCTGGAAACCGGGCAACTGATAGACGCCCATCGCAAGGAGCAACACACCATGAATCTGTCCCTGTCTCGGTCGCTGATGGCCCTGACCGCCAGCGCCTTGCTGGCCGGTTGCAGCAGCCCGCAAACCCTGTACCAGTGGGAAGGCTACCAGCCACAAGTCTACGAATACTTCAAAAGCGAAACGCCGAAAGAGGCCCAGGCCGAAGCGCTGGAAGCCGATCTGCAAAAAATCCGCGCCAGTGGCAAGCCCGTACCGCCGGGTTACCACGCACACCTCGGTCTGCTGTACCTGAGCATGGGCAAGGACGATCAGATGGTGCAGCAATTGCGCACAGAGAAGACCCTGTTCCCCGAGTCCGGCACCTACATGGACTTCTTGCTCAAGAACGCCAAGACCGGAGACGCCAAATGATCTCCCGTGCCTTGAAACTGCTGGCCGCCGGCCTGGCGCTGACCGTTCTGGGTGGCTGCGTCGCACCGAAAACCGTGGACTATTCGGCGTACAAGCAAGCGCGTCCGAAGTCCATTCTGGTGCTGCCGCCGCTGAACACCTCGCCGGACGTCAAGGCGTCCTACAGCCTGTTGTCGCAAGTGACGTTCCCGCTGGCCGAGGCCGGTTACTACGTGCTGCCGATTACCCTGGTCGACGAGACGTTCCGCCAGAACGGCCTGACCACGCCGGATGACATCCATCAGGCGCCGGTCAACAAACTGCACGAAATCTTCGGTGCCGACGCGGCGCTGTACATCACCGTCAGCGAGTACGGCACGCGCTACATGGTGATCAGCAGCGAAACCGCAGTGACCGCCAGCGCCAAACTGGTGGACCTGAAAACCGGCGTCACTTTGTGGACCGGTGCAGCCCGGGCGTCGAGCGAAGAGGGCGGCAACAACAGTGGCGGCGGCCTGATCGGCGCGCTGATCACTGCTGCGGTAAAACAGATCGTCAACAGCTCCAGCGATGCTGGCTACCCGATTGCCGGTGTGGCCAGCAATCGACTGCTGTCGGCCGGACATCCGGCAGGCCTGCTGTATGGGCCACGGTCGCCGAAGTACGGCACTGACTGATTGACCTGTCACGGCAGCCCACCTCGGTGGGCTGCTTTTTATTTGGCAGGCCAGAACCGCTCGCCACCCCCCGGCGCCTCCGTCCACGCTTGCAACGAGCGGGTCGGCAAATCGAAGTAATCCCGGGTCCGCGCATAACCATGCCCACCCATGCGCCCAATCGCATCCAGCCCCAATTGATCGATGTACAGGGTTTTCGGGTCGATCAACTCGTCGCGCACATGCGCCATCAACACCTCGCCAAAGATGATTTCACGCGACTGGCCGATGTTCAGCGCCATCATCCGCCGACACTCCAGTGCCACCGGTGCCTCGCCGATTCGCGGACATTTGACCGAAGTGCCGGGGATCGCCGTCAGGCCGGCAGCCGTCAACTCATCGAAGCCCGGCGCGAACGGCACGGCGCAGACGTTCATGGCTTCCACCAGTGCATCGTTGACGATGTTGACGGTGAACTCCTGGTTCATCTGGATATTGCGGGTGGTGTCCTTGGGGCTCTGGTCGCCGTAGTTCTCGACACCGAGCGCGAGAATGGGCGGGTCCGCCGACAGCGCATTGAAGAAGCTGAACGGCGCCGCATTGACCCGGCCGTCGCCGTCGATGGTGGTGACCAGGGCAATCGGGCGCGGCACCACGCTGCCGATCAGGATCTTGTATTTTTCCCGTGGGCTCAGTTGGCTGAAATCGAAGCTGTGCATGGCAGTGTTCTCTAAAGAAGTGGATCGATGGCGCTCAACGGCGCTTCGGCGCTGTAGTCGTCGGCGAAGGGAATGGCCGGCCGGAACAGGGTTTTCCAATCCGGTCGGCCAAAGGCCCGGTCGCTGTGGCTGCGCATCAGTTTTTCGTATTGGCGCTGGGCCTGGCGTTGCAGAGTGGGGTAGTCGACGCCGTTGACCTGACCGTCGTGCATCACGCAGCGACCGTCGATGTAGCTGGCGATGCAGTCGTCGCCGCGCCCGGCCAGCAGCAGGTTTTTCAGTGGGTCGAACAGCGGGCCCAGATGCAGACCACGCAGGCTGAATACGGTGATGTCGGCTTTGGCCCCCGGTGCCAGACGCCCGAGATCGTCACGACCCAGCGCCTTGGCGCCGCCGAGGGTGGCGGCGTTGTACAGATCGAGGCTGCTGGTCCGCGCCGAGCCGCCCTCCTTCAATCGAGCGATGTTCAGACCGTGGCGCATGTTTGCCAGCAAGTCCGCCGGCCAGGTGTCGGTGCCGAGGGCGAAGTTGATGCCTTGGGCGCGATAGCGGCCGAATGAATTCAGCGCCTCGCCGTCGCGGGCAAACACCAGCGGGCAGTGCACCAGACTGGCGCCACCGTCGATGACCCGTTGCAGATCATCATCCCCCGAGGTGTAGATGCCGTGGGGCAACAGGCTGCGCGGGGTGAGCAGGTCGAGTTGCTGCAACCAGCCCAGCGGCGAGGTGCCGCGCAACTGTTCGACCATCGCCACTTCGCCAAGCGCCTGACAGCAGTGCAGACGCATCGGTGCATTCAGCTCGCGGCTCAATGCAGACGTACGCTGAAGCAGCGCCGGGGTGCAGGTCTGGATGCGATCCGGCAGCAGCGCACCGCGAATCAGCCCCGCGTGTGCGCCATCGAAATCCTTGAAAAACCGTTCGGCCGCGTCCAGTCCATCCAGACCGCGCGCCTCATCCCAGTGATGGGCGAGGGTGCCGTCGGCGCGCCAATAACTCATGCCGCTCATGTAGCAAGGGCCGAGATACGTGCGCAGCCCCAGTTCGCCCGCCACATTGGCCACAGCGGCGAACTCGTCGTAGGTCTCCGCCCATTCGCGGTAATACATCGAGGTGATCGGCATCGCCGTGGTGATGCCGTTGCGGATCAACTGGGTAAAGGCGTAGCGGTACTTGAAGACCTCTTCTTCCCGGCTGAACGACTCACGCGGGCCGCTCGCCAGATACTCCGCCGACCACATGCGGCCCATGGCGCGTTCGTCGCCGTTGTCCAGGGTCAGTACCGTGGAATCGAGATCGCCGAGGGCATCGAGGTCAATGAAACCGGGCCCGATCAGCGCATTGCCGTAATCGATCCACTGATCCACCGGCTCTTGATAACCGCGCCCGACAAATTCGATGCGCGAGCCGGCGAACACCACTTCGCCGTCACGCCACAGCACATGCTGCGTGCCGTCGAAACCGATCACGCAACTGGCCTTCAGGCCGATCCGTTTCACAGACGACTGCCCAGCAAACGACCGCCACTGGCAATCAGTTCACCGCCGCGATAGACCTGACGCATCGGCCGCGCGACCACGGCTTCGCCAAGGGTTTCGACCGGCATAAGCAGAAAGTCCGCCGGCCGGCCGATGTCGAAGCCGTAATCCTTGATCCCCAATGCGCGCGCACCGTTGACCGTTGCCGCGTCGAACGCCGCCGCCAGTTCATCGTCCTTGCCCAGGTCAAAACGGAACGCCAGCAACATCGCTCGTTCGAGCATGTCGCCATTGCCCATTGGCGACCACGCATCGCGGATGCCGTCGGAGCCGAGGCACACGTTGACGCCCGTCTCGCGCAGCGACAGAAACGGCGGCACCGCGCAGTCGGCCGGTGCCGAACTCATCAGCGAAATCCCCAGCGCGGCAAGGCGTTCGGCGACCGGCTTGACCTGGCTCCACGGCAACATGCCGAGGCAATAGGCATGGCTGATCATCACCCGGTTCTGCAGGTTGAAGCGCTCGGTGTAATCGGCGATCCGGGCGATCTGCCACAGGCCCAGTTCACCTTTGTCGTGCAGGTGAATATCGACGCCACGCTGAAAGTCGCGGGCCAGGTTGAACACGAAATCCAGTTGCGCAATCGGGTCGTTGTCGATGCCGCAGGGATCGAGTCCGCCGACGTTTTCCACGCCCAGGGCCATGGCTTCGCGCATCAGTTCGGCGGTGCCGGGGCGACTGATCAGACCGGTTTGCGGGAACACCACCAGTTGCAGGTCGATCAGGTCGTTGTAGCGTTCGCGCAGCTGTTGCATGGCTTCGACGTGACGCAGGCCGAATTCCGGATCGATGTCGACGTGGCAACGCATCGTCAGTGAACCTCGGGCGATGCAGTTTTCCAACAGCGCACCGGCCCGTTCGGCGATCGGCGCTTTGACTTCGCGCAGGACGCGGCGCTCGTTGCTGATGTAATCCTTGAGCGTCGGGCCCGCGCTGTTCGGGCGCCAGGGCTGGCCGTACAGGGTCTTGTCGAGGTGGACGTGGCTTTCCACCAGCGGGGCGGTCAGGAGCTGGTTCTGGCCGTCGATGTCGGTGGCGGCCAGTGGAGCATTGGAGGCCGGGCGGCGTTGGGTGAACTTGCCGTTTTCGATCAGCAGGTCTTCGGCAGGGGCGCCGTAGGCGCGGATGTTTCTGAGCCAGCGGGGGTGGGACATTTCATACCTCTGTTTCCATGTTGTCTGGGCGGGCCTCATCGCTGGCAAGCCAGCGATGGCCGCGACGCGGTCTCAAGTCAGGCGATCAACCTTTGAGCTTCGACCAGATCCGATCCTGCAGCTCCCGCGCCTTGTTGCTGCATTCCTTCTCCGGCCGCAGCCGGGAGGCGTATTCCTCGGGCATGTTGATCGCGTCCATGACCTTCCATTTCGCATCCAGCAACTGATCGCTCTGAATCCCGTTGGCATAGGCAATCGCGTTGGACACGGCCGCCGCGTTCTCGGGTTTCATCATCCAGTCGATAAAGATCTTCGCGTTACCCGGATGCGGGGCGCTTTTCGGTACGGCGAAGTTGTCCTGGAACATCGCCAGGCCTTCTTTCGGGTACACGTATTTGATCGTGCTCTTCTGCAAGGTGGCGCGGGCTGTCGAGCCGTTCCAGTTCTGCATCATGATCACTTCGCCCGAAGCCATACGGTCGACGGTGTTGTCGGAGCTGTACATCTTCAAAAACGGTTTCTGCTTTTGCAGCAGTTCGAGGATGCGCTTGGCGTCCTGCGGGTTTTCCGTGCATTCGTCGACGTTCAGGTAATGGCTGGCGGCATTGATCACGCTGCTGGAGGTGTCGAGGGCGGCGAGCTGGCCTTGCAGTTCCTTGCGCGGCTCGAAGAATTCTTTCCACGAGTCGTCGAGCTTGCCGCCCGGCACCCGGGCGCTGTCATAGGAGAAACCGGTGGTGCCCCACAGGTACGGCGCCGAATATTTGCGGCCCGGATCGAAGCTCGGATCGCGGAACGGCCCTTTGACGTACTGGAAGTTGTTCAGGGTCGGAGCGTCGATTTCCAGCAGCAGGTCCTGTTTGATCAGCGTCTGCATGATCGACTGCGACGGCACGATCACGTCATACGCCGCGCCGCCGGCCTGCAACTTGGCCAGCAGGGTTTCGTTGCTGTCATAGCCGTCCATGGTGACCTTGATCCCGGTCTCCTTTTCGAACTTGGCCAGCAGGTCTACCGGGTAGTAATCGGTCCAGTTGTAGAAGAACAATTCCTTGGGCTCGGCGGCATGGGCGCTGAACGCGGTGAAACAACTCAAGGCCAGACCGGATACTGCCAGACGCATGTTTTTCACTTTCATGAGAACGCTCCAGGTTTATTGTTGTTTGCCGCGTTGGCCGAGCCAGAAGGCCAGCACCACGAGAACGATGGAGATCACCAGCATCAGGGTTGAGATCGCGTTGATCTCGGGCGTCACGCCGGCCTTGATCGCCGAAAAGATGTACACCGGCAACGTGGTCGAACCAGGGCCGGCGACGAAGAAGGTCATGATGAAATCGTCGAGGCTGACCACGAACGCCAGCACCGAACCGGACAACACCGCCGGCCACAACAGCGGCAGCGTCACGCGGCGGAACACTTGCCATGGGTTGGCGTACAGGTCGTTGGCGGCCTCCAGCAGGCTCTTGTCCAGATCGTTCAGGCGTGCGCGAATTGGCAGGTAGGCGAACGGAATGCAGAAGCCGATGTGCGCGACAATCACCGTCATCAGGCCGAGCTTGATCCCTAGCGCCATGAACAGCAGCAGGGTCGCCACGGCGGTGACGATCTCCGGCAGGATCAGCGGCAGGTTGATCCCGCCTTCGACCATTTTCTGCCCGTAGAACGGCCGGTACGTCGCCAGCGCTGCGAGCAGCGCAATCGCCGTGGCGCACACGGTGGCGATGGTCGCGACGATGATCGAGTTCAGCGCGGCGGTCTGGATCGAAGGGTTGGCCAGGATCCGTCCGTACCAGGCGAACGAGAACTCGGTCCACACCGTCGCCGAGCGGTTGGCGTTGAAGCTGTAGACGATCAACACCAGGATCGGCACGTACAGATAGGCGAGGATCAGCAGGCTGATTTCCCGGGTCGCCGGGAGTTTTTTCAGGTGCAGAGAGATCATGCTTTCGCTCCCCGGTTCAGGGTTTTCACCGCGTTGCGGCTGTAGAGGGCGTAGAGCACCAATGACAACAGCAGAATCCCCAGCAGCAGGAACGACAGCGAACTGCCCAGCGGCCAGTTGCGCGCAGTGCCGAATTGCTGCTGGATCAGGTTGCCGATCATCAGGGTCTTGCCGCCGCCGAGAATCGCCGGGGTGATGAAGGCGCCGAGGCTCGGCACGAACACCAGCAACGCGCCGGCAATCACGCCGGGCATCGACAGCGGCAGGATGATCCGGCGCAGTGCGTGCCAGCGGTTGGCGCCCAGGTCATAAGCGGCTTCAACCAGACGCCAGTCGAGTTTTTCCAGGGTCGAGTAGATCGGCAGGATCATGAACGGCAGGAAGCTGTAGACCAGACCGACGCTGACCGCGAAGTCGTTGTAGAGCAGGGTGATGCCGCCGGCACTCGGGAACAGCGCGTTAAGGCTCTGGGCGACCCAGCCCTGTTCGC
This genomic window contains:
- a CDS encoding ABC transporter permease → MSVSSTSPSLNRALLLSPVVLTLLALIAIPLGIMGYISLLPRNTYGGVDWQAQWQLQSYVQLFFQEGFDGELELNWVYAQALLRSVFQAGGTTVLCFLFGFPVALWMSSLTPRRRNLMVLLITIPFWTNLLIRNYAWLIILREQGWVAQSLNALFPSAGGITLLYNDFAVSVGLVYSFLPFMILPIYSTLEKLDWRLVEAAYDLGANRWHALRRIILPLSMPGVIAGALLVFVPSLGAFITPAILGGGKTLMIGNLIQQQFGTARNWPLGSSLSFLLLGILLLSLVLYALYSRNAVKTLNRGAKA
- a CDS encoding extracellular solute-binding protein is translated as MKVKNMRLAVSGLALSCFTAFSAHAAEPKELFFYNWTDYYPVDLLAKFEKETGIKVTMDGYDSNETLLAKLQAGGAAYDVIVPSQSIMQTLIKQDLLLEIDAPTLNNFQYVKGPFRDPSFDPGRKYSAPYLWGTTGFSYDSARVPGGKLDDSWKEFFEPRKELQGQLAALDTSSSVINAASHYLNVDECTENPQDAKRILELLQKQKPFLKMYSSDNTVDRMASGEVIMMQNWNGSTARATLQKSTIKYVYPKEGLAMFQDNFAVPKSAPHPGNAKIFIDWMMKPENAAAVSNAIAYANGIQSDQLLDAKWKVMDAINMPEEYASRLRPEKECSNKARELQDRIWSKLKG
- a CDS encoding DUF4810 domain-containing protein, with the translated sequence MNLSLSRSLMALTASALLAGCSSPQTLYQWEGYQPQVYEYFKSETPKEAQAEALEADLQKIRASGKPVPPGYHAHLGLLYLSMGKDDQMVQQLRTEKTLFPESGTYMDFLLKNAKTGDAK
- a CDS encoding amidohydrolase family protein, translating into MSHPRWLRNIRAYGAPAEDLLIENGKFTQRRPASNAPLAATDIDGQNQLLTAPLVESHVHLDKTLYGQPWRPNSAGPTLKDYISNERRVLREVKAPIAERAGALLENCIARGSLTMRCHVDIDPEFGLRHVEAMQQLRERYNDLIDLQLVVFPQTGLISRPGTAELMREAMALGVENVGGLDPCGIDNDPIAQLDFVFNLARDFQRGVDIHLHDKGELGLWQIARIADYTERFNLQNRVMISHAYCLGMLPWSQVKPVAERLAALGISLMSSAPADCAVPPFLSLRETGVNVCLGSDGIRDAWSPMGNGDMLERAMLLAFRFDLGKDDELAAAFDAATVNGARALGIKDYGFDIGRPADFLLMPVETLGEAVVARPMRQVYRGGELIASGGRLLGSRL
- a CDS encoding ABC transporter permease; translated protein: MISLHLKKLPATREISLLILAYLYVPILVLIVYSFNANRSATVWTEFSFAWYGRILANPSIQTAALNSIIVATIATVCATAIALLAALATYRPFYGQKMVEGGINLPLILPEIVTAVATLLLFMALGIKLGLMTVIVAHIGFCIPFAYLPIRARLNDLDKSLLEAANDLYANPWQVFRRVTLPLLWPAVLSGSVLAFVVSLDDFIMTFFVAGPGSTTLPVYIFSAIKAGVTPEINAISTLMLVISIVLVVLAFWLGQRGKQQ
- a CDS encoding amidohydrolase family protein — protein: MKRIGLKASCVIGFDGTQHVLWRDGEVVFAGSRIEFVGRGYQEPVDQWIDYGNALIGPGFIDLDALGDLDSTVLTLDNGDERAMGRMWSAEYLASGPRESFSREEEVFKYRYAFTQLIRNGITTAMPITSMYYREWAETYDEFAAVANVAGELGLRTYLGPCYMSGMSYWRADGTLAHHWDEARGLDGLDAAERFFKDFDGAHAGLIRGALLPDRIQTCTPALLQRTSALSRELNAPMRLHCCQALGEVAMVEQLRGTSPLGWLQQLDLLTPRSLLPHGIYTSGDDDLQRVIDGGASLVHCPLVFARDGEALNSFGRYRAQGINFALGTDTWPADLLANMRHGLNIARLKEGGSARTSSLDLYNAATLGGAKALGRDDLGRLAPGAKADITVFSLRGLHLGPLFDPLKNLLLAGRGDDCIASYIDGRCVMHDGQVNGVDYPTLQRQAQRQYEKLMRSHSDRAFGRPDWKTLFRPAIPFADDYSAEAPLSAIDPLL
- a CDS encoding flavin reductase family protein, with the protein product MHSFDFSQLSPREKYKILIGSVVPRPIALVTTIDGDGRVNAAPFSFFNALSADPPILALGVENYGDQSPKDTTRNIQMNQEFTVNIVNDALVEAMNVCAVPFAPGFDELTAAGLTAIPGTSVKCPRIGEAPVALECRRMMALNIGQSREIIFGEVLMAHVRDELIDPKTLYIDQLGLDAIGRMGGHGYARTRDYFDLPTRSLQAWTEAPGGGERFWPAK
- a CDS encoding CsgG/HfaB family protein gives rise to the protein MISRMLVSGVAIAVLGTLAGSLSGCATESSRALPVAKVESATRAWTGVRIPMAVGKFDNRSSYMRGIFSDGVDRLGGQAKTILITHLQQTNRFSVLDRDNMGEIQQEAAIKGQAQRLKGADYVVTGDVTEFGRKETGDHQLFGILGRGKTQVAYAKVNLNIVNISTSEVVYSTQGAGEYALSNREIIGFGGTAAYDSTLNGKVLDLAMREAINRLVDGMNAGAWKPGN
- a CDS encoding DUF799 domain-containing protein, which codes for MISRALKLLAAGLALTVLGGCVAPKTVDYSAYKQARPKSILVLPPLNTSPDVKASYSLLSQVTFPLAEAGYYVLPITLVDETFRQNGLTTPDDIHQAPVNKLHEIFGADAALYITVSEYGTRYMVISSETAVTASAKLVDLKTGVTLWTGAARASSEEGGNNSGGGLIGALITAAVKQIVNSSSDAGYPIAGVASNRLLSAGHPAGLLYGPRSPKYGTD